From Pandoraea norimbergensis, the proteins below share one genomic window:
- a CDS encoding response regulator, which produces MQARNTILAVDDSASMRQILAATLDEAGYAVTTARDGQEALALASNANFDLVLTDQHMPGMDGLSLIRALRDLDAFAQTPILVLTTEVDGAYKTAAREAGASGWLIKPVDPEALVDVVGSLVGAGT; this is translated from the coding sequence ATGCAGGCACGCAATACGATTCTCGCGGTCGACGACTCCGCGTCAATGCGTCAGATTCTGGCGGCCACGCTCGACGAAGCCGGCTATGCCGTGACGACGGCGCGCGACGGACAGGAGGCACTGGCACTGGCATCGAATGCGAATTTCGATCTGGTGCTGACCGACCAGCACATGCCCGGGATGGATGGGCTGTCGCTGATTCGTGCCCTGCGAGACCTCGATGCGTTCGCACAAACGCCGATTCTGGTGCTCACCACAGAAGTTGATGGCGCGTATAAGACGGCGGCCCGTGAAGCGGGGGCAAGCGGTTGGCTGATCAAGCCGGTCGACCCCGAGGCACTGGTCGACGTGGTGGGCTCGCTTGTCGGCGCGGGCACATGA
- the motB gene encoding flagellar motor protein MotB has protein sequence MSEKDERPIIVKRRKAGGHGHHGGAWKIAYADFMTAMMAFFLLMWLLSSVSSKELTGIAEYFRTPLKVALTGGRNAADNSGVIPGGGTDTTRTDGQKSRGDQVRSRQATTAELAERADAQRLRELKARLEKAIENNPTLRQFRKQLLIDVTTEGLRIQIVDDQNRPMFANASAQVQPYMRDILREIGKSLNDVPNRISLSGHTDATAYAQGDKSYSNWELSADRANASRRELIAGGLDGEKVLRVVGLASTVPLDRDDAYNPINRRISIIVLNRRAEASVKHEGDQPTIDATNARGSGADAVNAAISGVLPPGVPSPPAPPAAPAAPGANGAAAR, from the coding sequence ATGAGCGAGAAAGACGAGCGGCCCATTATCGTCAAGCGCCGCAAAGCCGGCGGGCACGGCCACCATGGCGGTGCGTGGAAGATTGCCTATGCCGACTTCATGACGGCCATGATGGCGTTCTTCCTGCTGATGTGGCTGCTCAGTTCCGTGAGCAGCAAGGAACTGACAGGCATTGCCGAATACTTCCGTACGCCGCTCAAGGTTGCCCTCACGGGCGGGCGTAACGCGGCGGACAACAGCGGCGTGATTCCCGGTGGCGGCACCGACACGACGCGTACCGACGGCCAGAAATCGCGCGGTGATCAGGTACGGTCGCGCCAGGCCACGACGGCCGAGTTGGCCGAGCGCGCCGATGCACAGCGTTTGCGCGAACTCAAGGCGCGGCTCGAGAAGGCGATCGAAAATAACCCGACGCTCAGGCAATTCCGCAAACAGTTGCTGATCGACGTGACGACCGAAGGCTTGCGCATTCAGATCGTCGACGATCAGAACCGGCCGATGTTCGCCAACGCGAGCGCGCAGGTGCAACCGTATATGCGCGACATCCTGCGCGAGATCGGCAAGTCGCTCAACGACGTACCCAATCGCATCAGCCTGTCGGGTCATACCGACGCGACGGCGTATGCGCAGGGCGACAAGAGCTATAGCAACTGGGAGCTGTCGGCCGATCGCGCGAACGCCTCGCGTCGCGAGTTGATCGCGGGCGGCCTCGATGGCGAGAAGGTCTTGCGCGTGGTGGGGCTGGCCTCGACTGTGCCGCTCGATCGCGACGACGCTTACAACCCGATCAACCGACGCATCAGCATCATCGTGCTCAATCGCCGTGCCGAGGCTTCTGTGAAGCACGAGGGCGATCAGCCGACGATCGATGCGACGAACGCCCGAGGCTCGGGCGCCGACGCCGTCAACGCTGCCATCAGTGGCGTGTTGCCGCCGGGCGTACCGTCGCCGCCGGCACCCCCCGCAGCCCCTGCTGCGCCGGGTGCAAACGGCGCTGCGGCGAGATAA
- the motA gene encoding flagellar motor stator protein MotA, with translation MLVVIGYIIVLASVFGGFVIGGGHLGALFQPTELLIIGGAGVGSFVVGNNSKAIKATMKALPMLFKGSKYTKELYMELMALLYVLLAKARKDGMLAIEGDVEDPASSPVFSQYPRILNEPRIMEFLTDYLRLMVSGNMNAFEIENLMDHEIETYRHEGEVPAHCLQKTGDAMPAFGIVAAVMGVVHTMASADQPPAVLGALIAQALVGTFLGILLAYGFISPLAQLIEHRINESVKLYECIKVTLLASLNGYAPALSVEFGRKVLYSTVRPSFAELEEHVRQVKAR, from the coding sequence GTGCTTGTCGTCATTGGTTACATCATCGTTCTTGCCTCGGTCTTTGGCGGTTTCGTCATCGGCGGAGGTCACTTGGGCGCGCTGTTTCAGCCGACCGAGCTGCTGATCATCGGTGGCGCGGGCGTCGGCTCGTTTGTGGTGGGCAACAACAGCAAGGCGATCAAGGCGACGATGAAGGCGCTGCCGATGCTGTTCAAGGGCTCGAAATACACCAAAGAGCTGTACATGGAGCTGATGGCGCTGCTCTACGTGCTGCTCGCCAAGGCGCGTAAGGACGGCATGCTCGCCATCGAAGGCGATGTGGAAGACCCGGCATCGAGCCCGGTGTTCTCGCAATACCCGCGCATTCTGAACGAGCCGCGCATCATGGAATTCCTGACCGACTATCTGCGCCTGATGGTCAGCGGCAACATGAACGCGTTCGAGATCGAGAACCTGATGGATCACGAAATCGAAACGTACCGTCACGAAGGCGAAGTGCCTGCCCACTGCCTGCAAAAAACCGGCGACGCGATGCCGGCGTTCGGCATTGTGGCTGCCGTGATGGGCGTGGTGCACACGATGGCCTCGGCCGACCAGCCGCCGGCCGTGCTCGGTGCGCTGATCGCACAGGCACTCGTGGGGACCTTCCTCGGCATTTTGCTGGCGTACGGCTTCATTTCGCCGCTCGCCCAACTGATCGAACACCGCATCAACGAGTCGGTCAAGCTTTACGAGTGCATCAAGGTCACGCTGCTGGCGAGCCTGAACGGCTACGCCCCGGCCCTGTCGGTGGAGTTCGGCCGCAAGGTGCTGTACTCCACGGTGCGCCCGTCGTTCGCCGAGCTCGAAGAGCACGTGCGCCAGGTTAAGGCACGTTGA
- the flhC gene encoding flagellar transcriptional regulator FlhC, which translates to MRTKSVVLEAREIQLAIELIELGARLQLLEAETSLSRDRLIKLYKELKGASPPKGMLPFSTDWFVTWLPNIHSSLFHNIYRHLVHHGGCQGIEAIVKAYRLYLEHVELHGWEAVLGFTRAWTLVRFFDSKMLQMTPCTRCGGHFVTHAHEPHGQYVCGLCAPPSRAGKTRKAKHAHAADLAPVEAEAPAGVPGPGGTDISPLAA; encoded by the coding sequence ATGCGTACCAAAAGCGTCGTTCTCGAGGCCCGCGAGATCCAGTTGGCCATCGAACTGATCGAACTCGGCGCCCGCCTCCAATTGCTGGAAGCGGAAACGAGCCTCAGTCGGGATCGCCTCATCAAACTCTACAAAGAGCTCAAGGGGGCTTCGCCGCCCAAGGGCATGCTGCCGTTCTCGACCGACTGGTTCGTGACCTGGCTGCCAAACATCCACTCATCGCTTTTCCACAACATCTATCGCCATCTCGTGCACCACGGCGGCTGCCAGGGCATCGAGGCCATCGTCAAGGCCTATCGCCTGTACCTGGAGCACGTCGAGCTGCATGGCTGGGAAGCCGTGCTCGGGTTCACCCGCGCATGGACGCTGGTCCGTTTCTTCGACAGCAAGATGTTGCAAATGACGCCGTGCACGCGTTGTGGCGGCCATTTCGTCACGCACGCCCACGAGCCTCACGGTCAGTACGTCTGCGGCCTGTGCGCGCCGCCGTCGCGCGCCGGTAAGACGCGGAAAGCAAAACACGCACACGCCGCCGATCTGGCGCCGGTCGAGGCCGAAGCCCCGGCGGGCGTGCCCGGGCCCGGGGGTACGGACATTTCTCCGTTGGCTGCCTGA
- the flhD gene encoding flagellar transcriptional regulator FlhD yields the protein MRNSETLNEIRELNLSYLVLAQRLIREDRAAAMFRLGISDQLADVLGSLTLAQLVKFAGSNQLLCRFRFDDHVILSTLTHGAKDVGMQQSHASILLAGQPVEQIG from the coding sequence ATGCGAAACAGCGAAACACTGAATGAGATTCGTGAGTTGAATCTCTCCTACCTCGTACTGGCTCAGCGCCTGATTCGCGAGGACCGTGCCGCGGCGATGTTCCGCCTTGGCATCAGCGACCAACTTGCCGACGTGCTCGGCAGTCTCACCTTGGCTCAACTTGTCAAATTCGCGGGGTCGAACCAGCTTCTGTGCCGATTTCGCTTTGACGACCACGTGATTCTTTCGACCCTTACGCACGGTGCGAAGGACGTGGGTATGCAGCAGTCGCACGCATCGATTCTGCTCGCGGGGCAACCCGTCGAGCAGATCGGCTAA
- a CDS encoding Bcr/CflA family multidrug efflux MFS transporter — MSAHYFRSVFVLGILSAIGSLSIDMYLPALPSIARELNTTDAAAQFTLASFFIGLGLGQLLHGPLADRFGRKRPLYAGLALYTIASAGCALAPNIETLIVCRFIQAVGGCACFVIARAMARDLFDTNTVARVLSRMTLIMGAAPILAPLVGGQVLMFVGWRWIFWGLTVFGVICFAMAVYWLPETRHAAKQARHWLATAWHNYGALVRDREFMGNALAGGVAQAGMFAYITGSPFVFINLYGVDPAHYGWLFGLNACGIIFGSQVNAHLLRKRRPADVLRRTNNLVAILGLVLLAVAALKLGGLPGLMVPLFAYVASLGFSQPNAVAEALNRQHQRAGAASALLGALQFLAAASAGAAVGMLHARSAVPMAAVIAVCGVLSWCLHTLLIRRAGPPAALPPATGKV; from the coding sequence ATGTCAGCCCACTATTTCCGCTCGGTGTTTGTTCTCGGCATTCTGTCTGCCATCGGCTCGTTGTCGATCGACATGTATCTGCCGGCGCTGCCAAGCATCGCGCGGGAATTGAATACGACGGATGCGGCAGCGCAGTTCACGCTCGCTTCGTTCTTCATCGGGCTGGGACTCGGACAATTGCTACACGGCCCGCTGGCCGACCGCTTCGGCCGCAAGCGCCCGCTCTATGCCGGGCTCGCGCTCTATACCATCGCATCCGCCGGTTGCGCACTTGCCCCCAACATCGAAACGCTGATCGTCTGCCGGTTCATTCAGGCGGTGGGTGGTTGCGCCTGCTTCGTGATCGCCCGGGCGATGGCGCGTGACCTGTTCGATACGAATACCGTGGCCCGCGTGCTCTCGCGCATGACGCTGATCATGGGCGCGGCACCGATTCTTGCGCCGCTCGTCGGCGGTCAGGTCTTGATGTTTGTCGGCTGGCGCTGGATCTTCTGGGGCCTGACGGTATTCGGCGTCATCTGCTTCGCGATGGCCGTCTACTGGCTGCCTGAGACACGTCACGCGGCCAAACAGGCGCGCCACTGGCTGGCCACAGCCTGGCACAACTACGGCGCGCTGGTGCGTGACCGCGAGTTCATGGGCAACGCCCTGGCGGGCGGTGTGGCACAGGCTGGCATGTTCGCGTACATCACGGGCTCGCCGTTTGTTTTCATCAATCTGTACGGCGTCGACCCGGCGCACTACGGCTGGCTGTTCGGTTTGAACGCGTGCGGCATCATCTTCGGCTCGCAGGTCAACGCGCACCTGCTGCGCAAACGCCGGCCGGCCGATGTGTTGCGCCGTACCAACAATCTGGTCGCTATTCTCGGGCTGGTGCTGTTGGCGGTGGCGGCGCTGAAGCTTGGTGGACTGCCCGGGTTGATGGTGCCGCTGTTCGCTTACGTGGCGAGTCTGGGCTTTTCGCAGCCGAACGCCGTGGCCGAAGCGCTCAATCGCCAACACCAACGGGCGGGCGCGGCCTCGGCATTGCTCGGTGCGTTGCAATTCCTCGCAGCAGCCAGCGCAGGGGCAGCGGTGGGGATGTTGCACGCGCGCTCGGCGGTGCCTATGGCGGCCGTGATTGCGGTGTGTGGCGTGCTGTCGTGGTGCCTGCACACGCTGTTGATTCGCCGCGCCGGTCCGCCGGCGGCGCTGCCGCCCGCGACCGGAAAAGTCTAA
- a CDS encoding AMP-binding protein translates to MESREGAGVVPRNGLSYVKGDTTVPLSSLTVFGLLAETASTFPERQAVVFREQGVDWTWREFIAHVDTFAAGLLALGLKKGDRVGIWSPNRVEWLVTQFATARVGLVLVNINPAYRLAELEYAINKVGCKALVAAESFKSSRYLDMLNTLAPELAQSEPGLLKSAKLPTLTTIIRMGTGITPGMMNFSDVVTLGADASLETLRSISDGLDCHDPINVQFTSGTTGSPKGATLTHHNIVNNGRFIAMAMKFTEHDSLCIPVPFYHCFGMVLAVLACVSTGATMVFPGEAFDPKATMAAVSEESCTALHGVPTMFIAQLDHPDFDNYHFDSLRTGIMAGSPCPIETMKRVISQMHMSEVTIAYGMTETSPVSFQTTTTDPLEKRTSTVGRVQPHLEVKLVDAAGEIVPVGEKGELCTKGYSVMLGYWDDEPRTREAIRDDWMHTGDLATIDEDGYCNIVGRVKDMLIRGGENIYPREIEEFLFRHPKIQAVQVFGVPDAKYGEEVCAWIVLKPGQSATEDDIREFCKDQIAHYKVPRYIRFVDDMPMTVTGKVQKFIMREQMVESLGLSEEKTA, encoded by the coding sequence ATGGAAAGCCGGGAAGGTGCAGGCGTAGTCCCACGTAATGGGTTGTCGTATGTGAAGGGCGACACGACGGTGCCGTTGTCGTCGCTCACGGTGTTTGGTCTGCTGGCCGAGACGGCCTCGACGTTTCCTGAGCGTCAGGCCGTGGTGTTTCGAGAGCAAGGCGTGGATTGGACGTGGCGCGAATTCATCGCACACGTCGACACTTTTGCCGCCGGTCTGCTGGCATTGGGACTGAAGAAGGGCGACCGGGTCGGCATCTGGTCGCCGAATCGCGTCGAATGGCTCGTCACGCAATTCGCGACCGCACGCGTGGGGCTGGTGCTGGTGAACATCAACCCGGCCTACCGACTCGCTGAGCTGGAGTACGCGATCAACAAGGTCGGCTGCAAGGCGCTGGTGGCCGCCGAGTCGTTCAAGTCGTCGCGCTATCTCGACATGCTGAACACGCTTGCGCCCGAGCTGGCGCAGAGCGAACCGGGCCTGCTGAAGTCAGCAAAGCTGCCCACCCTCACCACGATCATCCGCATGGGCACGGGCATCACGCCGGGGATGATGAATTTCAGCGACGTCGTGACCCTGGGCGCCGACGCGAGCCTCGAGACGCTACGCAGCATTTCCGACGGCCTCGACTGTCACGACCCGATCAACGTACAGTTCACGAGCGGCACCACGGGCAGCCCGAAGGGTGCGACGCTCACGCACCATAACATCGTCAACAACGGGCGCTTCATCGCGATGGCGATGAAGTTCACGGAGCACGACAGCCTGTGCATCCCCGTGCCGTTCTATCACTGCTTCGGCATGGTGCTCGCGGTATTGGCATGCGTCTCGACGGGCGCCACGATGGTCTTCCCGGGCGAGGCGTTCGATCCGAAGGCCACCATGGCCGCCGTGTCGGAAGAAAGCTGTACGGCGCTGCATGGCGTGCCGACGATGTTCATTGCGCAGCTCGACCATCCGGACTTCGACAACTATCACTTCGATTCACTGCGCACTGGCATCATGGCCGGCTCGCCGTGTCCGATCGAGACGATGAAGCGCGTGATCAGCCAGATGCACATGAGCGAAGTGACGATCGCCTACGGCATGACGGAGACGAGTCCGGTGTCGTTCCAGACGACGACCACCGACCCGCTCGAAAAGCGCACAAGCACGGTGGGCCGCGTACAGCCGCACCTTGAAGTGAAGCTGGTCGACGCGGCGGGCGAGATCGTGCCTGTGGGCGAGAAGGGCGAGCTGTGCACGAAGGGTTACTCCGTGATGCTGGGTTATTGGGATGACGAACCGCGCACGCGCGAGGCGATTCGCGATGACTGGATGCATACGGGCGATCTTGCGACGATCGATGAAGACGGCTACTGCAACATCGTCGGCCGCGTGAAGGACATGCTCATCCGAGGCGGCGAGAACATCTACCCGCGCGAGATCGAGGAATTCCTGTTCCGCCATCCGAAGATTCAGGCGGTGCAGGTGTTCGGCGTCCCCGATGCGAAGTACGGCGAGGAGGTCTGTGCATGGATCGTGCTGAAGCCGGGGCAGAGCGCCACGGAAGACGACATCCGTGAGTTCTGCAAGGATCAAATCGCCCACTACAAGGTGCCGCGCTATATCCGCTTCGTCGACGACATGCCCATGACGGTGACCGGTAAAGTGCAGAAATTCATCATGCGCGAGCAGATGGTCGAATCGCTGGGATTGAGCGAAGAAAAGACCGCCTGA
- a CDS encoding F0F1 ATP synthase subunit epsilon — protein MATIHVDVVSAEEQIFSGRARFVALPGEAGELGILPGHTPLITRIKPGAVRIEDEAGNEDFVFVAGGILEVQPGTVTVLADTAIRGKDLDEAKAADAKRRAEEALANKDSNIEYAKAQAELAEAIAQLAAISKLRKAKL, from the coding sequence ATGGCAACCATTCACGTAGACGTCGTCAGCGCAGAAGAGCAGATCTTCTCGGGTCGTGCGCGCTTTGTGGCGCTGCCGGGCGAAGCCGGCGAGCTGGGCATTTTGCCCGGTCACACGCCGCTGATCACGCGCATCAAGCCGGGTGCCGTGCGCATCGAGGACGAAGCAGGTAACGAAGATTTCGTCTTCGTGGCCGGCGGCATTCTCGAAGTGCAACCGGGCACGGTGACCGTGCTCGCCGACACCGCTATCCGCGGCAAGGACCTGGACGAGGCAAAAGCTGCCGATGCCAAGCGTCGCGCGGAAGAAGCGCTTGCGAACAAGGATTCGAACATCGAGTACGCGAAAGCCCAGGCCGAATTGGCTGAAGCCATCGCCCAACTCGCTGCGATCAGCAAGCTGCGCAAGGCAAAGCTGTAA
- the atpD gene encoding F0F1 ATP synthase subunit beta — MSTALIEGKIVQCIGAVIDVEFPRDSMPKIYDALIMDGSELTLEVQQQLGDGVVRTICLGSAEGLRRGMMVKNSGLPITVPVGKPTLGRIMDVLGRPIDEAGPIARDHTRSIHQKAPAFDELSPSTELLETGIKVIDLICPFAKGGKVGLFGGAGVGKTVNMMELINNIAKEHGGYSVFAGVGERTREGNDFYHEMKDSNVLDKVALVYGQMNEPPGNRLRVALTGLTMAEHFRDEGLDVLFFVDNIYRFTLAGTEVSALLGRMPSAVGYQPTLAEEMGKLQERITSTKKGSITSVQAVYVPADDLTDPSPATTFGHLDATVVLSRDIASLGIYPAVDPLDSTSRQIDPNVIGEEHYTVTRRVQSTLQRYKELRDIIAILGMDELSPDDKLAVARARKIQRFLSQPFHVAEVFTGSPGKYVPLKETIRGFKMIVDGECDHLPEQAFYMVGTIDEAFEKAKKMQ; from the coding sequence ATGAGTACTGCTTTGATTGAAGGCAAAATCGTACAGTGCATCGGCGCCGTGATCGACGTGGAGTTCCCGCGCGATAGCATGCCGAAGATCTACGACGCGCTCATTATGGACGGTTCGGAACTGACGCTCGAAGTTCAGCAGCAGCTGGGCGACGGCGTGGTTCGTACCATCTGTCTGGGTTCTGCCGAAGGCCTGCGCCGCGGCATGATGGTGAAGAACAGCGGTCTGCCGATCACTGTGCCGGTCGGTAAGCCGACGCTGGGTCGCATCATGGACGTGCTTGGCCGTCCGATCGACGAAGCCGGTCCGATTGCACGCGATCACACGCGCTCGATCCACCAGAAGGCTCCGGCATTCGACGAGCTGTCGCCGTCGACGGAACTGCTCGAAACCGGCATTAAGGTTATCGATTTGATCTGCCCGTTCGCCAAGGGCGGCAAGGTGGGTCTGTTCGGTGGCGCCGGTGTGGGCAAGACCGTGAACATGATGGAACTCATCAATAACATCGCCAAGGAACACGGCGGTTATTCGGTGTTTGCCGGCGTGGGCGAGCGTACCCGTGAAGGGAACGACTTCTACCACGAAATGAAGGACTCGAACGTTCTGGACAAGGTCGCGCTGGTGTACGGCCAGATGAACGAGCCGCCGGGCAACCGTCTGCGCGTCGCGCTGACCGGTCTGACGATGGCCGAGCACTTCCGTGACGAAGGTCTCGACGTGCTGTTCTTCGTGGACAACATCTACCGTTTCACGCTGGCCGGTACCGAAGTGTCCGCACTGCTCGGCCGTATGCCGTCGGCAGTGGGCTATCAGCCGACGCTGGCTGAAGAAATGGGTAAGCTGCAAGAGCGTATTACGTCGACCAAGAAGGGCTCGATCACGTCGGTGCAAGCCGTGTACGTGCCAGCCGATGACTTGACCGACCCGTCGCCGGCAACCACCTTCGGCCACTTGGACGCCACCGTCGTGCTGTCGCGTGACATCGCCTCGCTGGGTATCTACCCGGCAGTCGATCCGCTCGACTCGACCTCGCGTCAGATCGACCCGAACGTGATTGGCGAAGAGCACTACACGGTCACCCGTCGTGTGCAGTCGACGCTCCAGCGCTACAAGGAATTGCGCGACATTATCGCGATTCTGGGCATGGACGAACTGTCGCCGGACGACAAGCTGGCAGTGGCACGCGCTCGTAAGATCCAGCGTTTCCTGTCGCAGCCGTTCCACGTGGCAGAAGTGTTCACGGGTTCGCCGGGCAAGTACGTTCCGCTCAAGGAAACGATCCGCGGCTTCAAGATGATCGTCGACGGCGAATGCGACCACCTGCCCGAGCAGGCGTTCTACATGGTCGGCACGATCGACGAAGCGTTCGAAAAAGCCAAGAAGATGCAGTAA